The following DNA comes from Cucumis sativus cultivar 9930 chromosome 7, Cucumber_9930_V3, whole genome shotgun sequence.
TATCAATTGAACATGAGACAGAAAACAGGTACCAACCACTTCCACTGCTCCTTAATAGAAGATGGGTCAACCCACGTGATCAAAATTCCTAACAGAATAACCAACTACATCCCAAAAAACCCACACTATGTGCCTCAAACTCCAAAGAGATTTGAGAACTTCAAGTGCTCTGGGACTTTCTCCTATGCCAATCAGGAAGGCAGACCCTCTGATCTCTCCCAGCAAAGATTTATTGAGAGTATGtgcaagaaaaataaaaatattggaaaTGGCCAATTTTTCCTAAGAAGTTTCTTAGAGCGGATAGTTGCAGGTACACTGACTTAAGGGTTTGAAAGCTATAATTTCTTATTGATATTACAATAATAGTTTCGATGACAAGAAAATGTACGGTTATTCATTAAAAGCAGACCCTTTTCAAGGAGAAGATATACTATCAGCGAACTTTTTGATATCACAATGAGAATCCAGTATTATGTTCTCTTACAATCAAGTTTCTGTTCAGAAAATCCTTAGTCACCTCCCTAATAAAACAACCAATGTAAAGGACGTGGCCACCTTATACAGACGAAATGTAGATGGAAGGAAGTAACAATATGGGATGTTATTTCAAAGTTAACAACGAGTTCAACTCTTGCATGAAAAAAGCTTGTAAGGTTTTCCTTTACCTTTATATAGGCTACTAGTTACTCAAGGACATTTATAGTTACTCTTTGGCATGGCACATTCAATGGAATATCCATGCACATCTTCGATCATTTCAAAAGAATGACAGAACTTTCCATGAACGCTTTGATTCTATAGTTCAAAGTATCGCAATCATTGACAATAAACAAGCACTATAGAGCAAAGAAACTTAGCTTGGTTTTTATCCTTCCTTTAAGAGATGTTTGAAATAGATTGAATGTACAAAATGGACATAGAAACTGCTTTAAGGAACTAAGAAATTGGAACAAGTCAAGTGGAAGATTCTTTTAGTTGCAACAACCTTACTCCCAATAAATTCACTCAACTTCCTACGTAGAATTTATCTCCTTAGCAAGCTTGTAGAATCTTGTCAGCGAGGGGtaagtgaagaaaaatgttaCTTTTCCCACCAACCACTTCCGACAAAATCTGCAAACAAATGGTAGAAGATGTCAAGGGGAGAAACATTCATACAAATTTCTTGCCTGGATAGTCTATAATCTCTAAACGTTGATATGGCCCTTTCATCTTGTACCGTTCAAGCagtagaaaattaatatttataccATTGTTATCCAActaaaatcttaaaatcaCCTAAACAACTCCTCTTTGTCCAAGGTAACATGTAACCGTTGTGtctaacattttcaatataattattaccTCAAGGGGCTATCATATGTTTTTTCGCTAAACCACTCAAAGGGAACAAAGTAAATAGAGAAAGGAGAGGAGTAGGGTTTCCAACTTTAGCAAGAAAGCGTGTAGTACTCTAAAAGCACTAACCGACACTAATGAGAACATCTTTCTTTCCAATCATTCAAGATTGCTTTGGATGACACTCATCGACATTGAATTAGTGGGAAGTATTTTCACAAGAAAACAAAGcttaaagaggaaaaaaaaaaagtcaggaTGAAAGGGACGAATGGATGAACAGTTAGGTGGAAGAAACTagaaaccaaaagaaattatttgtgTGCTAGCCATTATAGATTCTTATAGATTTAGAGAAGTGAATTTGATGGGAGGTCTGAATTTacaaagaagaattaaaaaaaaccaccaTACATTCAAGTGCACTCCAAATGAAGTTCGAAGTCTCAAGTTCTTCCCTGCTATATGACTAACTACTTCCCTCCCTTACATCACAGTCTTCATCACTCTCTTCAGATGTGTCCTTTCGTTACAATGTGTTACTAACAGAATTTACAAAGGAAAAGATCCACATGTCCGTAGCTGCTACACGCTTCTTTCAACCTAGTTTGGATGGCCCAAAAAACTtccttcaaaaaaaattataataacctGAAGGCTCAATAGTATTAAcaatttcttactttttagTGAATGTCACCGTTTGATCTAATTTTATTGAGAAtctaataaagaaattatacaAGATGTTTTTGAAGATCACTATAGAAACAATTTCTCTCCTAGCTATGGTTACTTGAAATACTGCTTTGTTTCTCAATAATTGTATTCCGTCGCCAATTATTAACTGCTTCCCGAACAGTGGATTGTGCCCGGCGCATCTCCTCAGCAGAAAACTTGTGTTCAATAATTCCCAGAGGTCCAGGCTGCAAAACCCTTATGACAGTTTCCATCTCTTGCTCCAGTTGTCTATATGAAGAAGGGAAAACATTATGAGTTGTtctaaaacaacaataaaatgcttgtgtttttaaaactattctTAGAAACAATTAGGTAAGTGGTAAAATTGAGGTTAATGTGCACTTTTCTACTGAAAGAGTTGGAAATTACTTCACACTCGCATCAATATTCAAACAATTCTACCAACATAAGCCAAATTCAATTGGCATAAGAAATGCACTCTAGACCATGAGATCAAAGGTTTGAATCTCCCACCCCCAATTGTATACTAAGAAACATTCAGAACAATTCTAAAAAGACCCCATTAGcatcttaaaagttaaaatatatgcAGGTTAAGAAACTAATAATTTCCAATAGGCTACTTCTTTAAAGCAGTTACAATTCCCCACCCTCTCACAATTTTCTCTCACTTCAGAGCTTGGAAGACAAGGTTCTCCCACAAGATAGACACCCCTCGCAGCTTATTCGATTAACCAGGAACATATCAAGTAAACGTTGAGTAAATCCAGTAATCAAAATGTTCTAATCCCTCAGCTCAATTGAgggaataaacaaaaacacatccaatatttgataaaaagtaaattagagacacacgcacacacacatttTAATGCAGCGATGAATCAACGAATTTTCAATCAAGAATTTAGCTCATATCGGTCAAAAGAACTTACAACAAAGCCATCAACActaggggggggggggggggggggggtaaAAAAGctaccaaaatcaaaattacaaaacacatAGACATAAAACTGTTGTAAACACTGAGATTTGTTTACTCTCCAATGGAATTCCAGCAAGTAACGATAGTAGGAAGCTGTAGAAACTAGATTGGAGAGAATTACCTGAACAGGCCGGAGAAGGGAATGGAACTTCCGAGtcgagaaaatgaaattgccATATCTCAGATTCTTTGCAATGTGCCACCGCCACGGCCCGTTGAGACAcaataaatcatatatatacaattgaAGGAACGACGTCGTTTGAGTTTAcgcaattaaaaaaaagaagacgaCTCCACTGGGGATCGAACCCAGAATCTCTGGTTCCGTAGACCAGCGCCTTATCCATTGGGCCATGGAGTCGTACAACAGTGCCAtctcattttaactttttattcttaCCTTGTtagtaaattacaaatttaccttctttcctttttttattttcttctaaattttagattttttgtaTGGgttaaatatgtaatttcaCGCCTTATGAAGATAATTTATCgttgtattttaatttccGTAAGAATTTAATCCTTCCATTGAAAAATGTAATCCTCAATCGGTAAGGAATGcttcataataattattattattaaaaaaaaaggttgaaacttaattttttaaagattttttgtttgtatgatTATATTCTTATTCTTGTGGATTTAAACCGCaaggattaaattaaattgttattcaTTAAAAGTAGTAATAAGAATTTATTTGGCAGACAATTGGAAAAATAAGagattcaattaaattaaagttgggttttatgttattatatGTTGGGTGacacattaaaattttggattctaaatttaaaaaatgttttatagtgtttgattttataaatttatagattataaaattaatttaagatttagttgaaaataaactattatcaatttatttattaatatgatttatatttttaaaattggttaaatGGTAAATTTAGACTATTAGAATAAAGTAAGAATTTATTCTCTAGAGTTTGATGAAACCTTATATATAAttcttgttatttaaaaaacctTTGTAAACAATCGCTACAAATAggattattttcaataaaatgaaagagacTAAATTCTATCATATGgaccaatttttatttgacctaaaatgtttatataagTATTATTTTGTAACATTGTACaattgaataaatattatatagaaAATGTCTTTATATGTAGTTAATAGGGTGcttacaaaaatatcaaaaaaaaaaaaaaaagataatagaaCGCATGTCCCCttcctctcattttcttcGTCATCTTTCTCCTCGTCTCTCATTGTCTTCCTCTACATGACGTCGTCTTCTTCGACGGATCTGaattttcctcttcctcttcacgTATATTTGGGTTTTTCTTGTGGGtctttgtcttcctcttcACCGTGAATTTCAGTCATTCTCTTAATCGTGGCTTTTCGTATTCCTCCTTGCTACTCTATCCTTCAAatctcaatcttcatcttGATCTCCATAAGATAGATTATTAGAAGACCTTcctatttagatttgataaagTGAGTGGTgtaatgtttaattgaattagatgtgaagaaaacaacattaataaaattttaaaaacaatctcaaagaaaataaggaaataagAAACAGTGTTTCTGTTtcggttttttttcttttcaataaacaAGAAGCagaaatagttatcaaatatattttgtttattcttctaaagaaagaaacatagaacaaaaacaagaaacgtTACCAAACATGCCCTATAGAGATTCATCAAACTCaattgattttagaatttcattgcagaaagaaggaaaaagaaaagagtaaaCACATATTTCAGTTTTCTTTATAGagtaattttggaaataaagaaaattcattaacattatttgtataacaaaattcgaaaataattttgaagaaaattcattaacattatttgtataacaaaattcgaaaataattttgaagcaGAATCcttactttattatattttagaatttaacttTCTAAAGAGATGtattattagaaaagaaaaaagaacaataactTCGACTCTGCTGGGGATCGAACCCAGAATCTCTGGTTCCGTAGACCAGCGCCTTATCCATTGGGCCACAGAGTCAATCTGTTGGAAGAATCACCATAACTTTTATACTTAATATATTAACGAAAgcaaacaatatataaaaaacgaCTTCACTGGGGATCGAACCCAGAATCTCTGGTTCCGTAGACCAGCGCCTTATCCATTGGGCCATGAAGTCTACTTTTGATCCctaagtttgtaatttataaattttaaaattataaaccaaaatatttgtaatattattaagaGTATAAATGTTGGAATCATATTTAACTAAGAGACTCATTTATGAGAGTTTTATTTGTcccatcaaaatattatatatgtgtatatagtTAATAAGTTATATTGGGGAACATTCAAACACAATCACTTTCAAATGAAACATAAGCATCACATGGGTTGTCAATTGCTTTCTACCTTTTGTCCTATCTAAGGAACAAATCAAAAATCTTTGACAAATACTTTACACCTTCCATACATTAAACTTTGGGCTTATTTCcatgatttcaaatatttgtctTTCCCTCTATGTTATAGTATTAGTAATTATTGAACTTTTGAGTGTGTTTTGTGGAATAGACAATGATAAagtatcttttctttattaaggAATAATTTGAGgtagtttgtaattaattcctttattttgtttattttttatatgaagTTTATCATGTTAATATTGGAAAGTTTTGTCATCAAATAAAGTCAATCTAAGCTTAATTCGAAAAGTTTAGTTGGAATACGATTGTTAATAGTGCAAAGGCATCGTGATGCACAAGGACTCGGCACCACACTGCTTCATTAACCATATGCTCTAGACTATACATTTCCAATTACATAGTTGCTTGAGTTGAGACATTTGATTTATATGCACAAAACTTAAAGCATAATACATGAGTTGGGTTCAGAATCGTCGTGAGACAATTCAGTCAATACTTGATGTGGACAATAATACATTGAAAGGACTTTTCGCATAATGAGAAGGATAGGAAGGATATGCTTCTAATGCACGATAGGAATGCAATAACTCCTAGTCCGACCTAAGTCCTTTACTACCAATGGCCAAATATTAGGTATGTTCTTATTAAGATAGCTTTAGAATGCAAGTTGAGAGAACGtaggaagtttttttttttccttgttgtAATGTTCATTGCATTAAAAAATCTACTAAAAGACACCGTTGTAACCTaagataacaaatttgtatctaCGAGACTTTGAGATTACAAATACAGAAAACAATTCTAAGATgcattgctttttttttttttaataatgggAAACAATGAACTTCTGTCAAATTATTGCCAAATGCATATTAATTTAGATAGTAACATATATGTTCATATATAAACTTCTGTAACAAGATGTTATACATTAATAAGATAGATCCACACAACTTGGTGAAAGAATACatgtaattaaaagaatatggTTTCAACTCTATCTTGTTGGTGAAAGTATAACTTACCCACCAaacaagaaagagaagatgaagagtcAAAGTGATTGGGATGAACATAGCAACAGCCAGAATCAACACTCAGTAACTATCATCAACCTCGTATTAGACAGGATCACACTAAAAGTTACACTATACACTCTCACTTTCACTTATCCAAATTCATTAGATTCAGAGTCATGAAACCGAATGCCGCCTTCGCTTTTGAAACGGGAACCGGTTTTCGGCACTGCCCTTTGTCCCCATAGGTTTGATGCTGTTTATCCTGAAAAGAACATTGAGCTTACTCAACTTCTTAGTGAATGATTTGAATAGTTTGTTTGCAGGATGGGACTTTACAAGTTCCTGCTTCATAGAAACATGGTCTTTTTCCAGGTCAGTTAGCCTCATTCTCATTCGAGCAACTTCCAGTTTCAGCTCACGGTTCTCTCTTCTAACTGATGCATAATTGTCCCTTGGGGAGATGGCTCCACTTCCAGCGCCACTGCTCGATCGTAGAGGAAATTGGCTACCATTGGTCGACCCGAAAAAGAACTGATTGTGGTTTCCATTCATTGCATTCCTCAACCTGATTTGCTCGAAGTATAGCACTTGTACTGCCATCTGCACAGGTAGCCTTTCATTTTGTGCAGCATGGCTACATGCTTCTTGAGATAGCTTCTGACAGTCTATGGTTTTGCAAAGGCGATATCGCTCTGAATCCTTGATGTTCGGATGAACCTGCGGAGGACAATAAGAATAagttaaagaataattaaactGTGAAGTTGCAAAAAATTTTACCAAGAGGAGATGAGGGAAAGAGATGCTTACTTTGAGGAAGATATCTACAGCTCTGTACAAACCATCACTTACCGCCCGAGCATGATCAGGCAGTAGTTCAGCTAATGCTATGAACTTTGAGGGCATCAAATTTGTGTCGAGTGCAACTTCCGCTAAATAATTATCCAATAGCTTAGAAACCTTCAGAATCGCACTTTGTTTAGGTGAACCAGGACTGTCGAAATCACACATCATTTCACTTTCATCTCTCAAGTGATTATCTTCATCATCCTCCTCGTCcaagtttaaaaatatggaGAAGATCCTCACTACTGATTCGGTATCATACATAGTGCTATGGTTGATGCCATGTGTGATTGAAGGAATCAAAACATCCTCAAGAATAGCCTGGTCCAATTGCAAGCCCATCCGTCTCTCTAAGTCTGATCGGCAAGAAGTTGAAGCCGAAGCAGTGATTGCTGTTTTCAACAAACTTGAAAGAAATGCCATTGGAACTGGGCTCTTTCGGGACTGCGTCGGTAACAAGCTAACAATAGTCTCCACAATCACCCTCTGTTTCTTTTGCATTTCCAAATTTAAGGAACTTCCCTTCACCAAATGGTGGTCTCTGATAACAAGGCCTTGAAGAGAATTATGAGCATAGTTGATTAAAATCTTGCTGATCATATCCTGTTTTAAACCCTTTGACTTCACTGCCGATAGGACCCTTTGGAAGAAATCGAGATTGAGGATAGTTAGCGACTTCCCCCACCAATCCAATGGTGTTTCTGGTTCCACGTTAACAGCATTTTTGGAGGGATAGTTATGATCCAACTTAAGTAAGCCAGAAGTCAGCTGTTCTTTGCATGCATTGCTAGCAATCGCATTGATAAGTCTGTTTACCAGATTGATCTCTTCTGAGAAAGGCAATAAACTTTCACAGCGGTGAAGAACAGATATAGAATTCGATATGTTTGGAAATACCAACTCCTTAAGATATGCTTCAGTTCTAGTCTCCAAGTTTCTGTCTGCAAACTCTTCAGTCATCTCCAAGTAATGAGAAGCACAACGCAGCATAGCGACATTTGATAATGTAATCTCAACATTTATTCCATAACAGAACTTTGCGGTTAACTCAAATGCCTCAGACCCACCAGGAATGGTAGAGAGGTTAACCCTGGAAGTTTTTGAATCTTTTGCTTCCAACAATAATTTTCGAATTTTTCCGCTCCGTGAAACTAAGGGAAACTGCAAAATATTGGCAAAGGTAAGAGCGGAGCTTCAGGTTTGATCAgtcatcttcttcaacttgTACAATATTAGTTTCGGTTTTTGAAACAAAGGAGAAAAAGTTATTCACGTTAACAGATGGTTCATGAGTTATGTAATTATCGTGCCAaatatttcttgaaatttctGTTATCTAAGTAACAAAGCAGAACCAGAAGTATCTGACCTACTATCCTGTATTGATGTTAGATTGCacttaaaaaaatcagatcGAATTAGTATTAATATTAAAGTAAAGCTAGATGAATAGATATCACAGACTATGATTTCAAAAGATAGTCGATTGAAACCCAATTTTCCAATACCTTATGAAGTGCAAAGCTAGAACCTCCTACTTCAATCGCGAGATCACTGGAGACATCAGAGATTGGCCTGCAATTTGTCAACTGGTTAGCATGAtaacaaaaagagaaggatACCGAGATGTCTCATCCAAACGAATAAGCAAATCGAGCATACATGCTTGTTTCTTGTTAGTGTTGGCAGGAACCTTGTAAGATTATCATCAgccaaacaaaattaaaaagaaaacttcccTTTTGCATGAAAGAACTGAAAGGATTTTATCTGCACCTCAAAACAATGGACAAGAACACTAGATTCGATATTATCAAACAAGAGAAGTGGCCCATTCTGATAGTGATGGATCTATTATTAAAGAACGAAGGAGACTGATAAAGTTACAAACAGCGAAAAGTTAAATTCTCAAGTTGGAGGTAGAAGGAACAGTTCGGTTCATCAAAGCAGGCTAAGACCAACTTAACGTATTGAACACACCAACAGCATTCATAAACAATTGGCCATAGGTGCCTTATGGTCAAAGAAGTAGATGCAATTCATCTTATAGAATGTAATGCCATAAAATATGGCATCCACTGTCAACTGTAGTACAATTTGTCTGCCCTTttgtgaaaaacaaaagatagcaaagctaaaaaaataattgattaggAGGGAAAAAAACTGCATTTCACCAAATTGATAATAAAGACAGCAATTATCCCCAAGCCTCGTGAACTTGTCCCGTGGGCTCAAGATGTTCAAGGTCAACCTCAAAGGTGGGTTGctgttattttcaaattctactGCACACTTgttttcttccacattttttGAGGTTCTGTGAACCTGAGCTTAacttgataaagaaaaaattacagTTTAGAGAATAAGATGTTTTATACCATCCCTAAAAAAGTTTGATCTTCGGAGAGGggttaaaagaagaagaaagaaaaaaaaacatgtgcATCTCACAGAGGGGTTAAAATGtatcttattttttagaaatagcATTACAATGATAGCTAGTGTATcttccaaacaaaaatgaaaacagagGAATTAATCTGGCCGCTTATTCAAGTTGGATgttcaatttgatttaataaaaatgttttacaaaatttaaggttaaaaaagaaaaacataaacaagaagaagaagaagaagaagagagaaagaaaaggaaccAAGCtttttcccttccttttttctcttttgctcACCAGAGCAAATAGTGAATCCACCCTGTCACACATATTAAGAAATTTAAGAGCTTATAGTAAAACTTGTATGGATGAAA
Coding sequences within:
- the LOC101214618 gene encoding BTB/POZ domain-containing protein At1g03010 isoform X2, whose product is MPISDVSSDLAIEVGGSSFALHKFPLVSRSGKIRKLLLEAKDSKTSRVNLSTIPGGSEAFELTAKFCYGINVEITLSNVAMLRCASHYLEMTEEFADRNLETRTEAYLKELVFPNISNSISVLHRCESLLPFSEEINLVNRLINAIASNACKEQLTSGLLKLDHNYPSKNAVNVEPETPLDWWGKSLTILNLDFFQRVLSAVKSKGLKQDMISKILINYAHNSLQGLVIRDHHLVKGSSLNLEMQKKQRVIVETIVSLLPTQSRKSPVPMAFLSSLLKTAITASASTSCRSDLERRMGLQLDQAILEDVLIPSITHGINHSTMYDTESVVRIFSIFLNLDEEDDEDNHLRDESEMMCDFDSPGSPKQSAILKVSKLLDNYLAEVALDTNLMPSKFIALAELLPDHARAVSDGLYRAVDIFLKVHPNIKDSERYRLCKTIDCQKLSQEACSHAAQNERLPVQMAVQVLYFEQIRLRNAMNGNHNQFFFGSTNGSQFPLRSSSGAGSGAISPRDNYASVRRENRELKLEVARMRMRLTDLEKDHVSMKQELVKSHPANKLFKSFTKKLSKLNVLFRINSIKPMGTKGSAENRFPFQKRRRHSVS
- the LOC101214859 gene encoding uncharacterized protein LOC101214859, whose amino-acid sequence is MAISFSRLGSSIPFSGLFRQLEQEMETVIRVLQPGPLGIIEHKFSAEEMRRAQSTVREAVNNWRRNTIIEKQSSISSNHS
- the LOC101214618 gene encoding BTB/POZ domain-containing protein At1g03010 isoform X1; the protein is MYSNNLCPTQFRLSSCNLKWVSIFESSFLVGSLWCGEFFVFFRMGVVTVAELKPSISGKRSFRPSSSIRHATEWPISDVSSDLAIEVGGSSFALHKFPLVSRSGKIRKLLLEAKDSKTSRVNLSTIPGGSEAFELTAKFCYGINVEITLSNVAMLRCASHYLEMTEEFADRNLETRTEAYLKELVFPNISNSISVLHRCESLLPFSEEINLVNRLINAIASNACKEQLTSGLLKLDHNYPSKNAVNVEPETPLDWWGKSLTILNLDFFQRVLSAVKSKGLKQDMISKILINYAHNSLQGLVIRDHHLVKGSSLNLEMQKKQRVIVETIVSLLPTQSRKSPVPMAFLSSLLKTAITASASTSCRSDLERRMGLQLDQAILEDVLIPSITHGINHSTMYDTESVVRIFSIFLNLDEEDDEDNHLRDESEMMCDFDSPGSPKQSAILKVSKLLDNYLAEVALDTNLMPSKFIALAELLPDHARAVSDGLYRAVDIFLKVHPNIKDSERYRLCKTIDCQKLSQEACSHAAQNERLPVQMAVQVLYFEQIRLRNAMNGNHNQFFFGSTNGSQFPLRSSSGAGSGAISPRDNYASVRRENRELKLEVARMRMRLTDLEKDHVSMKQELVKSHPANKLFKSFTKKLSKLNVLFRINSIKPMGTKGSAENRFPFQKRRRHSVS